A genomic segment from Desulfurobacterium pacificum encodes:
- a CDS encoding PocR ligand-binding domain-containing protein, with protein sequence MAKVRIEKLEDYMSPEDVGRLLQKFFMHLGCSSMVWNEKGELKFVDFVTPYCQEIYSRVPERCEEDRRKRFRRALRLRRPFLHRCFAGKLNYVIPLMVEDRNDVYFLGVAGG encoded by the coding sequence ATGGCTAAAGTTCGTATTGAAAAATTGGAAGATTACATGTCTCCTGAAGATGTAGGGAGATTGCTGCAGAAATTTTTTATGCATTTAGGCTGTTCTTCTATGGTCTGGAATGAGAAAGGGGAGCTTAAATTTGTTGATTTCGTTACTCCTTACTGTCAGGAGATATATTCAAGGGTGCCTGAGCGGTGCGAAGAGGATAGAAGAAAACGTTTCAGGAGGGCTTTGCGTTTAAGGAGACCTTTTCTTCACAGGTGTTTTGCTGGAAAGTTGAACTACGTTATTCCGTTAATGGTTGAGGATAGGAACGACGTTTACTTTTTGGGAGTTGCCGGAGGGTGA
- a CDS encoding GGDEF domain-containing protein translates to MERIKIKKLAEEIGVSPERLLMLAQEDYDYGCRRNGNVVAKDLSRKPILMFQSNQFLKAFKRRIFISRDENFPKDYLVILNRIEDFIAGRYSKRYLPLDNSKQLEVIFDAFNDLADSINFFMSVVAPERIKYLAFKDPLTDAYNRHFLLEHIRFLSNYNDYFPVGVIFIDMDDLKKINDMLGHKVGDIYLTKVVEAIRNSTRNSDKVFRIGGDEFVVLVPRADREILERIMDRIYRQIDYINRVEEFNPPLSVSMGYSIWSSPEIPFTKALEKADLSMYRRKKEE, encoded by the coding sequence GTGGAAAGGATAAAAATTAAAAAATTGGCTGAAGAGATAGGTGTTTCTCCTGAAAGGCTTCTTATGTTGGCACAGGAAGATTACGATTACGGTTGTAGAAGGAACGGGAATGTAGTAGCAAAGGATTTATCAAGAAAGCCTATTCTTATGTTTCAATCAAATCAGTTTCTTAAAGCTTTTAAAAGAAGAATCTTTATATCTCGTGATGAAAACTTTCCTAAGGACTATTTGGTAATTCTTAACAGGATAGAGGATTTCATTGCCGGAAGGTATAGTAAAAGGTATTTACCTTTGGATAACAGCAAACAGTTAGAAGTGATTTTTGATGCTTTTAACGACCTTGCCGATTCTATTAACTTTTTCATGTCTGTTGTAGCTCCAGAAAGGATTAAGTATTTAGCTTTTAAAGACCCGTTGACAGATGCTTACAATAGACATTTCCTATTAGAGCATATTAGGTTCTTGAGTAATTACAACGATTACTTTCCTGTTGGTGTAATTTTTATTGATATGGATGATTTAAAGAAGATAAACGATATGTTAGGGCATAAAGTTGGAGATATCTATTTGACAAAAGTTGTGGAAGCTATTAGAAATTCAACGAGGAATAGTGATAAGGTATTCAGGATAGGTGGAGATGAGTTTGTAGTTCTTGTTCCAAGGGCTGATAGAGAGATTTTAGAAAGGATAATGGATAGGATTTACAGGCAGATAGACTATATAAATAGAGTGGAGGAGTTTAATCCTCCACTTTCTGTTTCAATGGGTTATTCTATATGGAGTTCTCCAGAAATTCCATTTACTAAAGCTTTAGAAAAGGCTGATTTAAGCATGTACAGAAGGAAAAAAGAGGAATAA
- a CDS encoding histidine triad nucleotide-binding protein, producing the protein MCVFCKIVKKELPAKIVYEDDKVMAFHDINPQAPIHILIIPKEHIETVNDLQENHKELIGHIFLVAKKIAKELGVDEKGYRILINCNKDGGQEVYHIHFHFFAGKPLGPMICK; encoded by the coding sequence ATGTGTGTATTCTGCAAAATCGTTAAAAAAGAGTTACCTGCAAAAATCGTTTACGAAGATGACAAAGTAATGGCGTTCCACGATATAAACCCTCAAGCACCTATACATATTCTTATAATCCCAAAAGAACACATAGAAACCGTTAATGATTTACAGGAAAACCACAAAGAACTTATAGGACACATATTTTTAGTGGCAAAGAAAATAGCGAAAGAATTAGGCGTTGATGAAAAAGGATATAGAATTCTCATAAACTGCAACAAAGATGGCGGGCAGGAAGTTTACCACATACATTTCCACTTCTTCGCAGGTAAACCTTTAGGACCAATGATTTGCAAGTAA
- a CDS encoding penicillin-binding transpeptidase domain-containing protein, producing MERRKLIVYPLLTGILFYIIASTINLLFSNCDDVEASTQIQTKVEKEIEKPAPKPSERETFVEKLLSNFQMQYSLFKKSTLTDGKYIYTTGNYTIIFTIDPKLQEKVKKIFKTYKLKYGAYVALDPKTGKVLAAVSSIDYPDLTTKNTFPTASTFKIITAAAALEEGIATPDTNLLCGGKGDSCSPTVWLSSPYKMKRNFAQSFATSANPFFGNLGRLLGEEKLLEYAKKFGFNRHDYNFPWGIIRKPLDDNDLALTAAGLGETRTSPFHEALIALTIENNGTMLKPSLISTILKNGKVIYSFKPQIDRNVISSKTAQEIRKMMLLTVKVGTASDKRYFRVLKRRYPYLTIGGKTGTLSELTYPEGRCEWFTGFLELGNKKLAFSSLAINGSRYYVTGYDLSALVAMSFAKLYKNYRYTCRR from the coding sequence ATGGAAAGACGCAAGCTTATTGTTTACCCGTTACTTACAGGTATTCTGTTCTACATAATAGCAAGCACAATAAATCTATTGTTTTCAAACTGCGACGACGTTGAAGCTTCAACCCAAATCCAAACAAAAGTAGAAAAAGAAATAGAAAAACCGGCACCCAAGCCTTCAGAAAGAGAAACGTTCGTTGAGAAGCTGCTCTCAAATTTTCAAATGCAGTATTCCCTCTTCAAAAAATCCACCCTCACCGACGGAAAATACATATATACAACAGGAAACTACACAATAATCTTCACAATAGACCCGAAATTACAGGAAAAAGTCAAAAAAATCTTTAAAACCTATAAGCTAAAATACGGCGCCTATGTAGCGTTAGACCCAAAAACAGGAAAGGTTTTAGCCGCCGTATCAAGTATTGATTACCCCGATTTAACTACTAAAAACACTTTTCCAACAGCTTCAACCTTCAAAATCATCACTGCAGCAGCTGCCCTTGAAGAAGGAATAGCCACGCCAGACACAAACCTCCTCTGCGGCGGTAAAGGAGACTCCTGCTCTCCAACCGTATGGTTAAGCAGTCCTTATAAAATGAAACGGAACTTTGCCCAATCGTTCGCCACCTCAGCAAATCCATTCTTTGGCAACTTGGGAAGACTATTAGGCGAAGAGAAGCTCCTTGAATACGCTAAAAAGTTCGGCTTCAACAGACACGACTACAACTTCCCGTGGGGAATAATAAGAAAACCTCTTGATGACAACGATTTAGCCTTAACTGCAGCAGGATTAGGTGAGACCCGCACAAGCCCTTTTCACGAAGCTTTAATCGCTCTAACCATAGAAAACAACGGAACTATGCTAAAGCCTTCCCTTATATCAACAATTCTCAAAAACGGTAAAGTAATATATTCATTCAAACCTCAAATAGACAGAAACGTAATTTCCTCTAAAACCGCTCAAGAAATAAGAAAGATGATGCTACTAACCGTCAAAGTAGGTACAGCTTCCGATAAACGGTACTTCAGAGTTTTAAAGCGAAGGTATCCTTACTTGACAATAGGCGGGAAGACAGGCACTCTTTCAGAACTTACCTATCCTGAAGGTAGATGTGAATGGTTTACAGGCTTTTTAGAGTTAGGAAACAAAAAATTAGCCTTTTCTTCCCTTGCAATTAACGGAAGTCGTTACTACGTAACAGGTTACGACCTATCTGCCTTAGTTGCAATGAGTTTTGCTAAACTTTATAAAAACTACCGATACACCTGTAGGAGGTAA
- a CDS encoding DNA double-strand break repair nuclease NurA, whose amino-acid sequence MRITTFLLQKAKSLTGISESSERLGDWESRVLGVWNSDFEVEEGDFSLAAVDGSGNKRAFSGYCVYAVGAVAVEFFGDEKRKEVFIADVDVLKPEEFSDARMRILMGILENKVALSVIDEVDYLLLDGSLLASFIKPAVFVGELNDEERKKVEGIFKEVRGRFSLTGIDAKSYYRELEKIFEGISFAAASGYLEYLEYLYSLELLLERGKGKLISVSKRSNSRNYGFDRFFPDAAVLNHLPYLEGYSTPLKVSISKEVKFQFPEMFEEVFRDFEFSVFFYKERNCPAFKVETLVPLSEALKVIRRHRTGGYPFPLKMAHDNVKIGKKDMEKVIYALKHRGVSGREALGE is encoded by the coding sequence ATGAGAATAACAACTTTTCTTTTGCAAAAAGCCAAGTCTTTGACCGGAATTTCTGAAAGTTCGGAACGTTTAGGAGATTGGGAAAGCAGGGTTTTGGGTGTGTGGAACAGTGATTTTGAGGTTGAGGAGGGGGATTTTTCTCTTGCAGCTGTTGATGGGAGTGGTAATAAAAGAGCGTTTTCTGGGTATTGCGTTTACGCCGTTGGAGCTGTTGCTGTTGAGTTTTTCGGCGATGAGAAGAGGAAAGAGGTGTTTATAGCCGATGTTGATGTTTTAAAACCGGAGGAGTTTTCTGATGCGAGGATGAGGATTTTAATGGGAATCTTGGAAAATAAGGTGGCTTTGAGCGTTATTGATGAAGTTGATTATCTGCTTCTTGACGGTTCTTTGCTTGCTTCCTTTATAAAGCCTGCCGTTTTTGTTGGAGAGTTAAATGATGAAGAGAGAAAAAAGGTTGAGGGGATTTTTAAAGAGGTTAGAGGAAGATTTTCTTTAACGGGTATAGATGCTAAGAGTTATTACAGAGAACTTGAGAAGATTTTTGAGGGAATATCTTTTGCTGCGGCTTCAGGGTATCTTGAATATTTGGAGTACCTTTATTCTTTAGAGCTTTTACTGGAAAGAGGGAAAGGTAAACTAATTTCTGTTTCTAAAAGGTCAAATTCGCGAAATTACGGGTTTGACAGGTTTTTCCCAGACGCAGCGGTTCTCAACCACCTTCCGTACCTTGAAGGTTACAGTACTCCTTTAAAGGTTAGTATCTCTAAAGAAGTAAAGTTTCAATTTCCTGAAATGTTTGAGGAGGTTTTTAGGGACTTTGAATTTTCTGTGTTCTTCTATAAGGAAAGGAACTGTCCTGCTTTTAAGGTGGAAACGTTGGTTCCTTTGTCTGAAGCTTTAAAGGTTATAAGGAGGCACAGGACAGGTGGATATCCTTTTCCTTTAAAGATGGCGCATGATAATGTGAAGATTGGCAAGAAAGATATGGAAAAAGTTATTTACGCCTTAAAGCATAGGGGAGTTTCAGGGAGGGAGGCACTTGGGGAGTAG
- a CDS encoding class I SAM-dependent methyltransferase: MGSSRKVFVGEKALKYDEFFSTKYGRKVFLLEKDLMAYCLKNLKVSSVLEVGCGTGVWGEFWKDYLKARFVAGLDISYDMLRLARTKGFGELLLGSAESMPFKEKSFDLVAFVTSLEFIENREKTVWEALRVTKRYLAVGYLNRFSFLAFKRRVKSFFHRSVYKKAQFLTEKEIEKLVGRVAEKIGKSVNLIKGGTTLNFSTERFVSLKLERFLSFNLPFGGFGFVVFEVG, encoded by the coding sequence TTGGGGAGTAGCAGAAAGGTATTTGTAGGAGAGAAAGCTTTAAAGTACGATGAGTTCTTTTCTACAAAGTATGGAAGAAAGGTTTTTTTGTTAGAAAAGGATTTAATGGCTTATTGTTTGAAAAATTTGAAGGTTTCGTCGGTTCTTGAGGTTGGTTGTGGAACGGGGGTGTGGGGGGAGTTCTGGAAGGACTATTTGAAAGCAAGATTTGTTGCAGGATTGGATATTTCTTACGATATGTTGAGACTTGCAAGGACTAAGGGATTTGGGGAATTATTGTTAGGTTCGGCAGAGAGTATGCCTTTTAAAGAGAAGAGTTTTGATTTGGTTGCTTTTGTTACGAGCCTTGAGTTTATTGAAAATAGGGAGAAGACAGTTTGGGAGGCTTTAAGAGTAACAAAGCGTTATTTGGCTGTTGGGTATTTAAACAGGTTTTCTTTTTTGGCTTTTAAGAGGAGGGTTAAGAGTTTTTTTCATAGGTCTGTTTATAAGAAAGCTCAGTTTTTGACTGAGAAGGAAATTGAAAAGTTAGTTGGAAGAGTTGCGGAAAAGATAGGTAAGTCTGTTAATTTGATTAAAGGGGGAACAACGCTTAACTTTTCCACTGAAAGATTTGTTAGTTTGAAATTAGAGAGATTTTTGAGTTTTAACTTGCCTTTTGGTGGATTTGGCTTTGTCGTTTTTGAGGTAGGTTGA